From Chryseobacterium shandongense, the proteins below share one genomic window:
- a CDS encoding NPCBM/NEW2 domain-containing protein, producing the protein MSVATQGNGKPGINTSVDGKKLTIAGEIFDRGFGTHAESSLLIKLNGKAQKFSALVGLDDEMKGHEPAVEFEIYGDNKKLWSSGIMHLGDKAKPVSLSLKGIKQLELVVTDGGNGPYYDHANWVNAKFETNGIATLETFNPIASEPYILTPKPAATPRINSAAVYGVRPGSPFLFRIAATGDRPMAFSAKNLPEGLQLDPETGIITGKIDAKGTYEVELAAKNAKGLASKKLRIEAGDRIVLTPTMGWNSWNCFGHEVSADKVKRAADALVKSGLVNHGWNYINIDDSWQYNRDGKDPSFKGKMRDENGYILTNSKFPDMKNLGDYIHGNGLKMGIYSSPGPWTCGGCAGSYGYEKQDAQSYAKWGVDYLKYDWCSYGGVIDGLPDNDPSKVPSLAFQGGSDPDKGVKPFRLMGNLLKQQPRDIVYNLCQYGMGDVWKWGDEINAQSWRTTNDITDT; encoded by the coding sequence TTGAGCGTTGCCACTCAGGGAAACGGAAAACCGGGCATCAATACTTCGGTGGATGGTAAAAAACTGACGATTGCCGGAGAGATATTCGACAGAGGTTTCGGTACTCACGCCGAAAGTTCTTTATTAATTAAACTGAATGGTAAAGCCCAAAAATTTTCAGCATTAGTCGGATTAGATGATGAAATGAAAGGCCATGAACCTGCCGTGGAATTTGAAATTTACGGAGACAACAAAAAGCTTTGGTCCAGCGGAATCATGCATTTGGGAGATAAAGCAAAACCCGTTTCGTTATCATTAAAAGGGATTAAGCAGCTTGAACTTGTAGTGACAGACGGGGGAAACGGACCATATTACGACCATGCAAACTGGGTCAATGCAAAATTTGAAACCAACGGAATTGCTACGTTGGAAACATTTAATCCCATTGCTTCAGAGCCTTATATTTTAACCCCAAAACCAGCGGCAACACCCCGAATTAATTCAGCAGCCGTTTATGGCGTTCGTCCCGGTTCGCCTTTCCTTTTCAGGATTGCAGCAACAGGTGACCGGCCGATGGCTTTCTCTGCAAAAAACCTTCCCGAAGGATTGCAATTAGATCCCGAAACCGGAATTATTACCGGAAAAATAGATGCAAAAGGAACCTATGAAGTAGAGTTAGCTGCGAAAAATGCAAAAGGTTTAGCTTCAAAAAAATTAAGAATAGAAGCAGGAGACAGAATTGTGCTTACCCCAACCATGGGCTGGAACAGCTGGAACTGTTTCGGGCATGAAGTTTCTGCCGATAAAGTAAAGCGTGCTGCCGACGCGTTGGTAAAATCCGGCCTGGTAAACCACGGATGGAATTATATCAACATTGATGATTCCTGGCAATACAACCGGGATGGAAAAGACCCGTCTTTCAAAGGGAAAATGCGTGATGAGAATGGTTATATTTTAACAAATTCCAAATTTCCGGATATGAAAAATCTGGGCGATTATATTCACGGGAACGGGCTTAAAATGGGAATTTATTCCTCTCCCGGACCATGGACCTGCGGAGGATGTGCAGGAAGCTACGGCTACGAAAAGCAGGATGCCCAAAGCTATGCAAAATGGGGGGTCGATTACCTGAAATACGACTGGTGCAGCTACGGCGGTGTCATAGATGGGTTACCGGATAATGATCCCAGTAAAGTTCCTTCACTTGCTTTTCAGGGAGGCAGTGATCCTGATAAAGGTGTAAAGCCTTTCCGGCTAATGGGAAATCTGCTGAAACAGCAGCCGAGAGATATCGTGTACAATCTCTGCCAATACGGAATGGGCGATGTCTGGAAATGGGGTGATGAAATCAATGCCCAATCATGGCGTACTACCAATGACATTACCGATACTTGA
- a CDS encoding glycoside hydrolase family 43 protein yields the protein MKNLTLIITLFFFQISFAQNPIIQTKFTADPAPMVYKDTVFLYTSHDEDDAFGFKMKNWLLYTSTDMVNWTDHGIVASLKDFKWTDPENGAWAPQVIERNGKFYMYCPMPGQRGIGVLVADNPYGPFKDPIGKPLVKNSGDDIDPTVLIDDGGQAYLYWGNPNLWYVKLNEDMISVNGEVIKDPSIAKVKGSPDPFHYQEGPWVWKRDNHYYLAYASTCCPEGMGYAMSKSATGPWEFKGMIMDSDKRSNGNHPGIIEYKGKTYVFGFNYNIGKQTMSKHYERRSVCVSEMKYNADGTIQKLPFWNPEGVQRIATLNPYKKVEAETIAFSEGLKTEKMTEWERNNPYDTGKKITDRIVVSSVNNGDYIKVQGVEFSKGSQSIEVSVAALYGGKIEIHTDSIDGPVLGTVTVKGKAEGDIFSTIKTPVKNMKGIHDLYFVFRGDRDLFYFDWWKFNAD from the coding sequence ATGAAAAATTTAACTTTAATAATAACTCTGTTTTTTTTTCAGATCTCCTTTGCACAGAATCCCATTATCCAGACCAAATTTACTGCAGATCCTGCACCGATGGTCTACAAAGACACAGTTTTTCTGTATACGAGTCATGATGAAGATGATGCTTTTGGGTTTAAAATGAAAAACTGGCTCCTCTACACTTCCACGGATATGGTGAACTGGACCGACCACGGCATTGTCGCTTCCCTCAAAGATTTCAAATGGACCGATCCTGAAAACGGAGCTTGGGCGCCGCAGGTGATCGAAAGAAACGGAAAATTTTATATGTACTGCCCGATGCCCGGACAAAGGGGAATCGGAGTTTTGGTGGCTGATAATCCTTATGGTCCTTTTAAAGATCCGATAGGAAAACCTTTAGTGAAAAATTCCGGTGACGATATCGACCCAACTGTTTTGATTGATGATGGCGGACAAGCCTATCTCTATTGGGGAAATCCCAACCTTTGGTACGTAAAACTCAATGAAGATATGATTTCGGTAAATGGTGAGGTTATAAAAGATCCTTCTATTGCTAAAGTGAAAGGTTCGCCGGACCCGTTCCATTATCAGGAAGGACCGTGGGTTTGGAAAAGAGATAACCATTATTATCTGGCTTATGCTTCAACCTGTTGTCCGGAAGGAATGGGCTATGCGATGAGCAAATCTGCAACCGGACCTTGGGAATTTAAAGGAATGATCATGGACAGCGACAAACGTTCCAACGGAAACCATCCCGGAATCATAGAGTATAAAGGCAAAACCTATGTTTTCGGATTCAATTACAATATCGGAAAACAGACGATGAGCAAACATTATGAAAGACGTTCTGTCTGCGTAAGTGAAATGAAATACAATGCCGACGGAACCATTCAGAAGCTGCCGTTCTGGAATCCGGAAGGTGTTCAAAGAATTGCAACGCTTAACCCATATAAAAAAGTCGAGGCCGAAACTATTGCGTTCAGCGAAGGCCTGAAAACTGAAAAAATGACCGAATGGGAAAGAAACAATCCTTATGATACCGGTAAAAAAATCACCGATCGTATTGTCGTTTCCTCAGTCAATAATGGAGACTATATAAAAGTTCAGGGCGTTGAATTTTCCAAAGGATCCCAATCCATAGAAGTATCCGTAGCAGCATTGTACGGCGGAAAAATAGAAATCCACACCGATTCCATTGACGGACCCGTTTTGGGAACGGTAACAGTAAAGGGAAAGGCGGAAGGCGATATTTTCAGCACCATAAAAACTCCGGTTAAAAATATGAAAGGTATTCATGATCTGTATTTTGTTTTCAGAGGAGACAGAGATCTTTTCTATTTCGACTGGTGGAAATTTAATGCGGATTAA
- a CDS encoding alpha/beta hydrolase-fold protein: MRTSIIFAITFSLTGIFATAQNFEKQAPQGFDQKKENTPHGKIDSIQYPSKTVGTVRKALIYTPPGFNKNKKYPVLYLLHGIGGDEKEWYKNGTPQIILDNLYSQGKLTPMIVVLPNGRAMKDDRATGNIMAKDKVEAFATFEKDLLNDLIPFVEKKFPVKKDRENRAIAGLSMGGGQTLNFGLGNIDKFAWVGGFSSAPNTKEPQVLLPNPQKAKELKLIWISCGDADGLMPFSKRTSDYLRQNKIPHIFYIEPGGHDFKVWKNDLYIFSQLIFKPVDQTAFSNFTVLGIPAESNNRNAQFPQILPNGKAIFRVKASEAQKVQIDLGKKYDLVKDQDGIWKTTTDSLSEGFHYYSLLVDNVAVADPSSKTFYGMGRYASGIEVPFAGDGYYAMKDVPHGDIRIKNFFSKVTNSWRRVFIYTPPGYDKNQNVAYPVLYILHGGGEDESGWATQGKTNLILDNLIAEGKAKPMIIVMPDANIGPVGFGSFGARNLQMFDKELKESVIPFTESNFRVKKDAANRALAGLSMGGIYTLHTGVQNSDMFSSLGVFSSGWILPSLQEVADNEYKFMNENKQKINSNIQNFWISMGGKEDIAYKNCQIMMKKLDELGIKYSYSEYPGGHTWPVWRNNLYNFAQLLFRDAH, translated from the coding sequence ATGAGAACATCAATAATATTTGCAATCACATTCTCGCTCACCGGAATTTTTGCCACAGCCCAGAATTTTGAAAAACAGGCTCCGCAAGGTTTCGACCAGAAAAAAGAAAATACTCCTCACGGGAAAATTGACAGTATCCAGTATCCTTCCAAAACGGTAGGAACGGTAAGAAAAGCTTTGATTTATACGCCTCCGGGCTTTAATAAAAATAAAAAATACCCTGTTCTGTATCTATTGCACGGTATCGGAGGTGATGAAAAAGAATGGTATAAAAACGGTACGCCTCAAATTATTCTTGATAATCTGTATTCCCAAGGGAAATTAACCCCCATGATTGTGGTTTTGCCCAATGGCAGGGCAATGAAAGACGACCGTGCTACCGGGAACATTATGGCAAAGGATAAGGTAGAAGCATTTGCAACGTTTGAAAAAGATTTGTTGAATGACCTCATCCCTTTTGTGGAAAAGAAATTTCCGGTAAAGAAAGACCGCGAAAACAGAGCCATTGCCGGACTTTCCATGGGAGGCGGACAAACCCTGAATTTTGGACTGGGAAATATTGATAAATTTGCCTGGGTAGGGGGTTTCTCATCTGCTCCCAACACAAAAGAACCTCAGGTTTTACTTCCGAATCCCCAAAAAGCAAAAGAATTAAAGCTCATCTGGATTTCATGTGGCGATGCCGATGGATTGATGCCTTTCAGCAAAAGAACCAGTGATTACCTCAGACAGAATAAAATTCCCCACATCTTCTATATTGAACCGGGCGGACATGATTTTAAAGTCTGGAAAAATGATTTGTACATATTTTCACAGCTGATATTTAAGCCCGTAGATCAAACTGCATTTTCCAATTTTACCGTGTTAGGAATTCCGGCGGAATCGAATAATAGAAATGCCCAGTTCCCACAGATTTTACCCAACGGAAAAGCCATTTTCAGAGTGAAAGCTTCGGAAGCACAAAAAGTACAGATTGACCTCGGAAAAAAATACGATCTGGTAAAAGATCAGGACGGTATCTGGAAAACAACTACGGATTCTTTAAGCGAGGGCTTTCATTATTATTCCCTGTTAGTTGACAACGTAGCCGTTGCAGATCCTTCCAGCAAAACTTTTTACGGAATGGGAAGATATGCCAGCGGTATCGAAGTACCTTTTGCAGGTGACGGATACTATGCCATGAAAGACGTTCCGCACGGAGACATCAGAATCAAAAATTTTTTCTCAAAAGTAACCAATTCCTGGAGAAGGGTTTTTATTTATACCCCTCCCGGCTATGACAAAAATCAGAATGTAGCATATCCTGTACTCTATATTCTGCACGGTGGCGGCGAAGATGAAAGCGGCTGGGCAACGCAGGGAAAAACCAATTTGATTCTCGACAATTTAATTGCCGAAGGCAAAGCAAAACCGATGATCATCGTAATGCCGGATGCCAATATCGGACCTGTAGGCTTCGGAAGTTTCGGAGCCAGAAATCTGCAGATGTTTGATAAAGAATTAAAGGAATCTGTCATTCCTTTTACCGAATCTAATTTCAGGGTTAAAAAAGATGCGGCGAACAGAGCACTGGCCGGGCTTTCTATGGGAGGAATTTATACCCTTCATACTGGCGTTCAGAACTCCGATATGTTTTCTTCATTAGGGGTTTTCAGCTCAGGATGGATTCTTCCGTCCCTTCAGGAAGTAGCAGATAACGAATATAAATTCATGAATGAAAACAAACAAAAAATCAATTCCAATATACAAAATTTCTGGATTTCAATGGGCGGAAAAGAAGATATTGCCTATAAAAATTGTCAGATTATGATGAAAAAACTGGATGAGTTAGGCATTAAATATTCGTATTCCGAATATCCGGGAGGCCACACCTGGCCGGTTTGGCGAAACAACCTGTACAATTTTGCGCAGCTGCTTTTTAGAGATGCTCACTAA
- a CDS encoding glycoside hydrolase family 43 protein produces the protein MNIKKSFYIVSFLGFIGLNHLSAQINPFQKSVTEFTNPIIWADAPDLSITRNGDDFYLISTTMHLMPGAPVMHSKDLVHWEMSGYVFDTLNDNSKYDLLNGTVYGRGQWASSIRYHKGKYYVLFSPNDEPFKSYFYVTDNPEKGNWKLITRTKHFHDASLFFDDDDRVYVFTSNKVYELSPDFKNIVGDQNGIEIFQKDASETGLLEGNQIVKKDGKYYMMMISWPRNEKRRQVVYRADKVTGPYEKKVVLEDNFLGFSYAGQGALIDDKNGNWYSLIFQDRNGVGRVPILLPVKWENDWPVLGDNRKVPLHGEIPLPPFKPKNHLIESDDFSGKKMKIQWQWNHNPINKAWSLSERKGFLRLKTSRIVSNLYAAPNTLTQRMEGPKSSGIIALDVKGMKDGDVAGFSAFNGDSGILSVVKEGGKKFIVFSSASVSLDNKTKAITDVKMEEKKRIPLNSDKVFLKIDADFNLGKDIADFYYSTDQKNWTEMAKDYMMIFDYRRFFMGSKFAIFNYATKASGGFLDVDFFDFKRND, from the coding sequence TTGAATATCAAAAAATCATTTTATATAGTTTCTTTTTTAGGATTTATCGGGCTGAATCATCTTTCAGCCCAGATAAATCCTTTTCAGAAATCAGTTACGGAATTTACCAACCCCATTATTTGGGCAGATGCTCCGGATTTGTCAATCACCAGAAACGGTGACGATTTTTATCTGATCAGCACCACCATGCATCTCATGCCGGGTGCTCCGGTAATGCATTCCAAAGATTTGGTACACTGGGAAATGTCAGGCTATGTTTTCGATACATTGAACGACAATTCAAAATATGATTTATTAAACGGAACTGTTTATGGACGCGGGCAATGGGCATCTTCAATCCGTTATCACAAAGGAAAATATTACGTATTGTTTTCCCCGAATGATGAACCTTTTAAATCTTATTTTTACGTAACCGATAATCCGGAAAAAGGCAACTGGAAATTAATCACCAGAACAAAACATTTTCATGATGCTTCCCTGTTCTTTGACGATGATGACCGCGTGTATGTTTTTACTTCCAATAAAGTATATGAGCTGAGCCCGGATTTTAAAAATATTGTAGGCGATCAGAACGGAATAGAAATTTTTCAGAAAGATGCTTCGGAAACCGGACTTTTAGAAGGAAACCAGATCGTCAAAAAAGACGGTAAATATTATATGATGATGATTTCATGGCCGCGAAATGAAAAACGCAGGCAGGTGGTATACAGAGCCGATAAAGTAACCGGACCTTACGAAAAAAAAGTAGTTCTTGAAGATAATTTTCTGGGGTTTTCTTACGCAGGACAAGGTGCTTTGATTGACGATAAAAACGGGAACTGGTATTCCCTAATTTTCCAGGACAGAAATGGAGTAGGACGAGTTCCTATTCTGCTTCCGGTGAAATGGGAAAACGACTGGCCGGTGTTGGGAGATAACCGAAAAGTTCCTTTGCATGGCGAAATTCCGCTTCCGCCTTTTAAACCTAAAAATCATCTGATCGAAAGTGATGATTTCTCCGGAAAGAAAATGAAAATCCAATGGCAATGGAACCATAATCCTATAAATAAAGCCTGGTCTCTGTCTGAAAGAAAAGGATTTTTAAGACTGAAAACAAGCAGGATCGTAAGCAATCTGTACGCAGCACCCAATACCTTAACCCAGAGAATGGAAGGCCCGAAATCAAGCGGAATTATTGCTTTGGATGTAAAGGGAATGAAAGATGGCGATGTAGCCGGATTCAGTGCTTTCAACGGAGATTCCGGAATTTTATCTGTTGTGAAGGAAGGTGGAAAAAAATTCATCGTTTTTTCTTCCGCTTCTGTGAGTTTAGACAATAAAACAAAAGCGATTACCGATGTGAAAATGGAAGAAAAGAAACGTATTCCGCTGAATTCTGACAAAGTTTTCCTGAAGATTGATGCCGATTTTAATTTAGGTAAAGATATTGCGGATTTCTATTATAGTACCGACCAGAAAAACTGGACGGAAATGGCAAAAGATTATATGATGATCTTTGATTACAGAAGGTTTTTTATGGGGTCGAAATTTGCCATTTTCAACTATGCTACCAAAGCTTCGGGCGGATTTCTAGATGTTGATTTTTTTGATTTTAAACGGAACGATTAG
- a CDS encoding glycoside hydrolase family 43 protein, which translates to MKKRPMNPNYLKNTTSVLAAAALLSISNITAQTFSDFNYRGNDKIYNDNPLQADEFYSPILQGCYPDPSITKKGEDYYLVNSSFSMFPGVPIFTSKDLVNWKQIGHVLDRPSQLKVEKGGVSQGIYAPDIKYNKYNDTFYMITTQIAGGVGNMVVKTKDPAKGWSEVQKLNFDGIDPAIFFDDDGKAYIVHNDAPPKGTEQYQGHRVIKMWDYDLEKDQVVPGSDKIIVNGGVDLTQKPIWIEGPHLYKYKGKYYLMCAEGGTGGNHSEVIFMADSPKGPFIPAKNNPILTQRYFPRDRKEKVDWAGHADLVEGPNGQWYGVFLAIRPNVNNRVNKGRETFILPVDWSGTYPVFQNGLVPMKPKLKLPQGAQNQTGKNGFFPNGNFTYSDKLTDKNLDFRWIAMRGPRENFITTTKNGVKVNPFETNIKALAPVSALFHRLQHEDFQTSVTLDFKPKSEKELAGITCYQSERFNYVFGITKKDKDFYMVLERTEKGESKLIASEKISSPKAITLQVTGEKDMISFNYSQDGKNFKNLGGPVSGDILSTDVAGGFTGSLIGLYSTSSNDIVPN; encoded by the coding sequence ATGAAAAAGAGACCCATGAATCCGAATTATTTAAAGAATACAACCAGTGTTCTGGCGGCAGCGGCCCTGCTCTCCATCAGCAATATTACCGCCCAAACTTTCTCCGATTTCAACTACCGTGGAAACGATAAAATATACAACGATAATCCTTTACAGGCCGATGAATTTTATTCACCGATTCTTCAGGGTTGTTATCCGGATCCGAGCATCACTAAAAAAGGCGAAGATTATTATCTGGTAAATTCCTCGTTTTCAATGTTCCCCGGAGTTCCGATTTTTACTTCTAAAGATTTGGTGAACTGGAAACAAATAGGGCACGTTCTGGACAGACCGTCTCAGTTAAAAGTTGAAAAAGGCGGCGTTTCTCAGGGAATTTACGCACCGGATATCAAATACAACAAATACAACGATACATTTTACATGATCACCACGCAGATTGCGGGCGGCGTTGGAAATATGGTCGTGAAAACCAAAGATCCGGCGAAAGGCTGGAGCGAAGTTCAGAAATTGAATTTTGACGGAATCGATCCTGCCATTTTCTTTGATGATGACGGAAAAGCTTACATCGTTCACAATGATGCTCCGCCAAAAGGAACAGAGCAGTATCAAGGTCACCGCGTCATCAAAATGTGGGATTACGATTTGGAGAAAGACCAGGTGGTGCCGGGTTCAGATAAAATAATTGTTAACGGTGGTGTTGATCTTACCCAGAAGCCAATCTGGATCGAAGGTCCGCATCTTTACAAATACAAAGGAAAATATTATCTAATGTGTGCCGAGGGAGGAACAGGTGGTAACCACAGTGAAGTTATCTTTATGGCAGATTCTCCGAAAGGACCTTTTATTCCTGCAAAAAATAATCCGATCCTTACGCAGCGTTATTTTCCGAGAGACAGAAAAGAAAAAGTAGACTGGGCAGGACATGCCGACCTCGTTGAAGGTCCGAATGGACAATGGTACGGTGTATTTCTTGCCATTCGCCCGAATGTAAACAACCGCGTCAATAAAGGCCGCGAAACATTCATCCTTCCGGTTGACTGGAGCGGAACATATCCTGTTTTCCAGAACGGATTGGTTCCTATGAAGCCGAAATTGAAATTGCCGCAGGGAGCACAAAATCAAACTGGAAAAAACGGATTTTTCCCGAACGGAAACTTTACGTATTCTGATAAATTAACCGATAAAAATCTGGATTTCCGTTGGATTGCTATGAGAGGACCGCGTGAAAACTTTATCACCACAACGAAAAATGGGGTGAAGGTTAATCCTTTTGAAACGAATATAAAAGCTTTGGCTCCTGTTTCAGCATTGTTCCACAGATTGCAGCACGAAGATTTCCAAACATCAGTTACATTGGATTTTAAACCTAAATCTGAAAAAGAACTGGCCGGAATTACCTGCTACCAGAGCGAAAGATTCAATTATGTTTTTGGAATCACGAAGAAAGATAAAGACTTTTATATGGTGTTGGAAAGAACCGAAAAAGGGGAATCCAAATTAATAGCAAGCGAAAAAATCTCATCGCCTAAAGCGATTACATTACAGGTAACAGGCGAAAAAGATATGATCAGCTTTAACTATTCTCAGGATGGTAAAAACTTTAAAAATCTGGGTGGTCCGGTTTCGGGAGATATTCTTTCCACGGATGTGGCCGGCGGTTTCACAGGAAGCTTAATCGGTCTCTACAGCACATCGTCTAACGATATTGTGCCTAATTAA
- a CDS encoding glycoside hydrolase family 95 protein yields the protein MKSKLYMIAICLLISIFSSAQQGGKYKLWYDKPAQQWVEALPIGNGRIAAMVYGDPYKEKLQLNESTFWSGGPSRNDNPDGAKVLDSIRYYLFNGNYKRAQVLADKGLTAKTLHGSAFQNIGDLTLDFHNLGNVKSYYRELDIEKALTTTTFISNGTYFKREVFASIPDNVVVVKLSADKKNALNFTATFDSELKKDVQAEGFTLQMGGLSSTLEGLEGKVKYNAIAKFSTEGGKTSVSGKSVSVSNANEVTILISIATNFTDYKTLNTDEIVKSRRYISEAEHKNFKTLFINHLKTYQHYFKRVDFDLGTSEAAKNPTDIRVKNFAINDDPGLISLYYQFGRYLLISSSQPGGQPANLQGIWNNSNKPAWDSKYTININTEMNYWPAEKTNLSEMHEPLIQMIKDLSESGKETAKVMYSSRGWVVHHNTDIWRITGVVDFANAGMWPMGGAWLSQHLWEKYLYNGDKDYLKSVYPVLKSAAQFYEDFLIEEPTHKWLVISPSMSPENIPQGHQGSALAAGNTMDNQLMFDLFTKTKKAAEILNADAEKIPVWSSIISRLPPMKIGKYGQLQEWMEDLDNPKDNHRHVSHLYGLFPSNQISPYTKPQLADASKTVLLYRGDVSTGWSMGWKVNLWAKLLDGNHANKLIKDQLTLVEKDGWGSKGGTYPNLFDAHPPFQIDGNFGCTSGITEMLLQTQNGFIDILPALPDVWKNGKISGLKAYGGFEVNIKWENNKAKEVIIKSGLGGNCRIKVPNEMKLSGNSKLKKAEGKNPNSFFEISEIKEPLISADAKLNPFEIKTSFIYDFQTEPGKTYILKIKS from the coding sequence ATGAAATCTAAACTTTACATGATCGCAATCTGTCTTTTGATAAGTATATTTTCCTCTGCCCAACAAGGAGGAAAGTATAAGCTGTGGTACGATAAGCCGGCTCAGCAATGGGTTGAAGCTTTGCCCATCGGTAACGGAAGAATTGCAGCAATGGTTTATGGAGATCCCTACAAAGAAAAACTTCAGCTCAATGAATCAACATTCTGGTCTGGAGGTCCTTCCCGAAACGATAATCCGGACGGGGCCAAAGTTTTGGATTCCATCAGGTATTATCTATTCAACGGAAACTATAAAAGAGCACAGGTTCTTGCTGATAAAGGTTTGACGGCAAAAACACTTCATGGTTCGGCATTTCAGAATATCGGCGATCTTACTCTTGATTTTCATAATCTGGGTAATGTTAAAAGCTATTACAGAGAATTAGACATTGAAAAAGCTTTAACGACAACTACTTTTATTTCCAATGGAACTTATTTTAAAAGAGAAGTTTTTGCCTCAATTCCGGATAATGTGGTGGTAGTTAAACTCAGTGCTGACAAAAAAAATGCATTGAATTTCACAGCCACTTTCGACAGTGAGCTTAAAAAAGATGTTCAGGCTGAAGGCTTTACATTACAAATGGGCGGTTTATCATCAACCTTAGAAGGCTTAGAAGGAAAGGTAAAATATAACGCTATTGCAAAATTTAGTACTGAAGGCGGAAAAACTTCAGTTTCAGGAAAATCCGTTTCGGTAAGCAATGCCAATGAAGTGACCATTCTTATCTCAATCGCAACGAACTTTACAGATTATAAAACATTAAATACAGACGAAATCGTAAAAAGCAGAAGATATATTTCTGAAGCGGAACATAAAAATTTTAAAACCTTATTTATAAATCACTTAAAAACTTATCAGCATTATTTCAAACGAGTTGATTTTGATTTAGGAACTTCTGAAGCCGCAAAAAATCCAACCGATATTCGTGTTAAAAACTTTGCAATAAACGATGACCCGGGATTGATTTCACTGTACTATCAGTTTGGGCGTTACCTGCTCATTTCTTCATCACAGCCCGGCGGTCAGCCTGCCAATCTTCAGGGAATCTGGAACAATTCGAATAAACCGGCATGGGATAGCAAATACACCATCAATATCAACACAGAGATGAATTACTGGCCTGCCGAAAAAACCAATCTCTCCGAAATGCACGAACCTTTGATTCAAATGATTAAAGATCTGAGCGAATCTGGAAAGGAAACGGCAAAAGTAATGTACAGCAGCCGTGGCTGGGTTGTCCATCACAACACCGACATCTGGAGAATTACCGGAGTGGTAGATTTTGCCAATGCCGGAATGTGGCCAATGGGCGGAGCATGGCTTTCTCAGCATCTTTGGGAAAAATACCTGTATAATGGCGACAAAGATTATTTAAAATCTGTTTATCCCGTTCTAAAATCAGCAGCACAGTTCTATGAAGATTTCTTAATTGAAGAACCAACCCACAAATGGCTCGTGATCAGTCCGTCTATGTCTCCCGAAAATATCCCGCAGGGACATCAGGGAAGTGCTTTGGCAGCAGGAAATACGATGGATAATCAGTTGATGTTTGATTTATTTACCAAAACTAAAAAAGCAGCAGAAATTCTCAATGCAGATGCTGAAAAAATTCCCGTATGGAGCTCTATTATTTCCAGATTACCGCCCATGAAAATCGGAAAATATGGTCAACTACAGGAATGGATGGAAGATCTTGATAATCCAAAAGATAATCACAGGCATGTTTCCCATTTGTACGGATTGTTTCCTTCCAACCAAATCAGTCCGTATACAAAACCGCAATTGGCAGATGCTTCCAAAACGGTTTTGTTATATCGAGGCGATGTTTCCACAGGCTGGTCAATGGGCTGGAAAGTAAATCTCTGGGCAAAATTGTTAGATGGAAATCATGCCAATAAGCTGATAAAAGACCAGCTCACATTGGTAGAAAAAGACGGTTGGGGAAGCAAAGGCGGAACTTATCCAAATCTTTTTGATGCGCATCCGCCGTTTCAAATTGATGGAAATTTCGGGTGCACTTCAGGAATTACGGAAATGCTCTTGCAAACACAGAATGGTTTTATAGATATTCTTCCCGCACTTCCTGATGTATGGAAAAACGGAAAAATATCCGGCCTTAAAGCGTACGGAGGTTTTGAAGTAAATATTAAATGGGAAAATAACAAGGCAAAAGAAGTGATCATAAAATCAGGGCTGGGTGGAAATTGCAGAATTAAAGTACCTAATGAAATGAAGCTTTCGGGAAATTCAAAACTGAAAAAAGCGGAAGGAAAAAATCCGAATTCATTTTTTGAAATTTCTGAAATCAAAGAACCTTTAATTTCGGCAGATGCAAAATTAAATCCTTTTGAAATTAAAACATCGTTCATATATGATTTTCAAACAGAGCCGGGAAAAACATACATCTTAAAAATAAAGTCCTGA